The Oreochromis aureus strain Israel breed Guangdong linkage group 15, ZZ_aureus, whole genome shotgun sequence genome contains the following window.
CTAGCTAAATGCTAAAACCTACAGAACACACACGGCCCATATATTTACCGGAAAAATATACGCCATATATTATCACAAAGTACTAGttaaattatattctattaaaaATACGAAGAAATTACCTTAACTCCAGCGGATGAATCGTGATTAATCCCTCTTTCGTGGCCAAAGCACACTGTGGCATAGATGAAGAAGGTGAATGCGTATGCCAGaagatttttttcattctcTGCGCATGCTCAGAAAGGATGTGGAAAGGGCTCTTTggatttaattaaatgtgttcaataaattgaaaatatcactattatttaacattaaaacggtttagaattaattaaatcaaatttaaaaatattaattacacACATAAGATTAACAATTTTAAGTATATTGaacataaaactatgaattaatttttaaaaagcccatgtttcattttttagaGTGTATAGGCCTTTAGATGGTCCAAAGATTGGCACCAACATTCATTTTgatccattattattttttgtgcaggagcacaatttaaaaaaatccatcctTTCGTGATCCTCGGGACCAAAAATGGTCCCGCCCCAAAAAGTGCTCTAAAAAtgttatatattaatatttttttccactttaaatgagtcagtcttttaaaactacttctgcttaaaatattcatatcaggttttaattatattttcattgttttaaccctttaaatcccAGTTTAGGTACATGAGCGCCCTGTTTTTTTgacagaaaaaaactaaaaacttaaatattttccataaaaaacatttgaagtAATATTTGATTGTTATTATAATTAGGCCTTTAGATGGTCCAAACATTGGCACCAACATTCATTTTGATCCATTATTTTTTTGTGCAggagcacaatttaaaaaatccatccTTTCGTGATCCTCGGGACCGCCCCAAAAAGTGCTCTAAAAAtgttatatattaatatttttttccactttaaatgagtcagtcttttaaaactacttctgcttaaaatattcatatcaagttttaattatattttcattgttttaaccctttaaatcccAGTTTGGGTACATGAGCGCCCTGTTTTTTTTgacagaaaaaaactaaaaacttaaatattttccataaaaaacatttgaagtAATATTTGATTGTTATTATAATTAGGCCTTTAGATGGTCCAAACATTGGCACCAACATTCATTTTgatccattattattttttgtgcaggagcacaatttaaaaaatccatccTTTCGTGATCCTCGGGACCAAAAATGGTCTCGCCCCAAAAAGTGCTCTAAAAAtgttatatattaatatttttttccactttaaatgagtcagtcttttaaaactacttctgcttaaaatattcatatcaagttttaattatattttcattgttttaaccctttaaatcccAGTTTAGGTACATGAGCGCCCTGTTtttttgacagaaaaaaaactaaaaacttaaatattttccataaaaaacatttgaagtAATATTTGATTGTTATTATAATTAGGCCTTTAGATGGTCCAAACATCGGCACCAACATTCATTCTGATCAAATACTATTTTTTTGCAGAAGTACACTAAATGTCATATAGTGCCATATCAGGTTTATCATTTTTTGCAAACACCAAATGCTTATTACCTTGTTTtgttctaaaataaaataaaaaaaatgtctaaataaCAATACAAGATCACTTCGAAccagaaaaacatttattttagaaCGATGAACATGAACATTTATGTTACTGGGAATTGGAGAATGTGTCCCGGGGGCGTTGCGAACAGCTCCAGCAGCCGCCACCAGCAGCACCATTGCCCGCTGCCAGTAGATGGGGTTTGGGTCTTGGTGTCAGTGTCCCCAGCACAACACGTCCGATACCACgtgaaaacaaatatataattttttgtCGTAGCCCTCAAACTGAATGTAACGATACTAATTTTCACTCTTTTTGCTTCTCGCGAAACAAAGACACTACTTCGCGCATCCCAAACCAGCGGAAATCTGTGCAGTCTAATTTGGCACAACATAGCACATGTGAATAGTAAGATTCAAGATttagtggtgtgcgatactgcatattttggtatcgatccgataccaagtaaatacgggccagtatcgccgataccaatactgaaaccgatacttttcaataaatcaggtggatgcctcattgaattgctaaatcgcaattaattttcatgatcttaagtgttttttgtgatttttcctttactgtacaggagacacggcaggagattgattgacaatggtctacagcctaCGGTGGCCCttagagacaaagcatgtacaaactccaaaacacttacaaATTCCAAATAGCAcgcacaaactccaaaacacatgcaaaatccaaaacacgtgcaaaatacaaaacacgtacaaaatacaaaacacgtgcaaactccaaaacacgtgcaaactccaaaacacgtgcaaactccaaaacacgtgcaaactccaaaacacgtacaaactccaaaacacatacaaaatccaaaacacgtacaaaatccaaaacacataattttcatgaccttaagtgttttttgtgatttttcctttggtattattaattacttaaaacccaggacataattaggagaaataatttatttataattaaataaaaaatgctttattattgtggcggACCGTGGTCTGCGATGCTGCTGCAGATGAGGTGGACTCACCTTCACTGCATCTACAATCATGCCTCACCGGCTTAAAACCTGTGCGCtgcttgtgctgctgttgtttttggtgttgatgtgtacagctggcaGCAAGAGGGCTGCAGCCATTGAATGTaggctactgttacagcaaccgggTGATCACTGTAAGGGTGGACAGCGCGGCTCGGGGTGAGCCGGAGGCTGGCGCGCCAGCGGACCTGCCAAGCTGGAGATGGAGGTCGAGGTGCGGGGTCCTGCCTGAGGGCGGCATGCTGTCCGCTTGGCACGCAGGCTGCATGGTCCTGCGTGCCGGCCGCCTGCCCAGCTGCCTCTGAGCCCGGCTCACTTCCACTCCTGCTCCGCCGCCTCTGCTTGCCATATGGGTGGCCATCAGGCCTCCGCTGGAGGCACGGGCGACCGCCAGAGTGGACACTTCCCGTCGCTGGGCGGGGCATGGGCGCCGATGGTCCGGGCCGATTCCCTCGCCTGCTCGCGGGGTGGGGTGAAGTGGGTGATGGGGTATGTGGCAGGGCGTGttctgcgatgccgctgcaggtttggtggtggtgatgtgtacggctgcagcgggagagctgcagccgttgaatgtactgttacagcaaccgtgtgattattgtaagaataaatgatgcggcgaagcatgaaaatgccatcgggtctgccgtggtggcgatctttttttttcttctttttttttaatcttaagtgcacgcaaaccagtaaacaaattgaAACAAATAGtgttgataaactataatacgaaaattacaattaaaattctcaacaacaaaaacaattggtaaaaatataattaatatgtaaacaacttaataACCCCCAAAGAGtctaagtcacgtgacgtgtcagcgcaacaccgaaacataagagagggggggcggggggagcaaagtgtgcctgctctccGCTGACACAGGAGCGGCTAGTCCAGCGACCTGGCTGTTTCGTTTTTGCCGAAGGCACAGCATAGCAAACAAGCAGAACTCAACGTAAAGAATCGATCTAACCaggctagtatcgatccgataccgatcccgacttgggatcgatactatcgatatttggatcgatccgcccaccactatcaagattctttttttgtcacatgcatagttacacaactacaacacgcaGTGAAATGTATCAAAAAAGTTCCTTACGCTTTCCCCCGGGGCGCTTCTCTGTTATGCGCCCGTGTGGAGTAGCGGCCTGGCCCACGCTGCGCGCCCGCGCCGTGGGGACAACAATGGTCGGACAGCCGATCAGGCTGGGTCGGGTTTCAAAGTGTCCAAGATTACATGCGCAACCTTATCACCAACGTTTAGAAGTGATCTGCTGTCATAGACAATAAAACTAGAGGATTTTGGGAtgtaaaaaaagagcaaaacataagtaaacaaataaaaacgcgcatagtaaacaaataaaaaaaggcgCATAGACCAGAAGGACGTCACGGCCATCGTaacatttaagcttgatcagctgttgttagaatttatttgattttaatttctagtatcagctgatgtttgctggagccacagctgaaaaaagggctggtccaaaccaggagatgtccttactgaatcatcagagctgaactggtgatggagaaacaggtttaccctttaggtgacatgaatgagttgaaaggaagttatgaactgtttctgagagataaataaacaccaagctcctttttttgtgtagctgacagctggtaactgtgcaggggcggatctagcaaagcttttgccagggggccaggtagggcattaacagagaaaggtggacacaaagatatacttttctttcttactctcatataaaatatttagcttttattaaatagttatctgaatcttacaaccaaagtttgtataataatacacaagattggctgtagaccattgttcatcattcagaacactgtaaaaataacaaaaaacaaaaagtgaatgcgaaagtgcataaatatttattttacgtgtttgatgtgtgtggcggggcatggtctgcagtgccgctgcaggagaggtggacccacctgagcggcatctgcaatcacgcctctcgggcgtagtctgtgctctctcggctgttttttgggtgtgtgtcgggctgtgagttgaaaagctacagccggctgtgtgggtaaaccaaccatgtgtgaaaagtggtccataacgtaatgcttcaaagcgtgttcatgcaaacattgtcgggtctgccgtggtacaatgggacttctgctcatgaacctgtgtgcacagcgtctgcaaatcggcgctgtacgaagtaacttcatctttacacaaaactgtaagctgttatctgtgaagcgtgagcggtgtttgtttttaccatagttcatggtggagaatggctgctcttctgagttttgccctaagcagccgtatgaatggcaaactacactgattagcagcagcataggcacacttaaaatttcttccgaaattttcgctttctagttgtgtggatgctgattaagcagtgtgtgtgtctgatggcccgaagctgactcagagctgtaacaccatcaatggctgcagtatggaacagatgtgggtgtgtcctcatctcccagaggagtccaaatcgtcatcaaaatcgtcatcaaacagccttacagacacaaaaatgtgaaaatataaacaaccagactatcagcagtgatttaaatACTTTAAGActtctgtgaaaatcatttacagtatatatcacagaatttaaggcctttataatcacagagcatacagagaaaagtactaaactgaatcaatttcagctttcgtttctcatgatgtatattgtattaataattaaatttcattatctgtgtctttaccacacatttgccacacaggtgtagatactgtaggttcagtgaatgcttacattgcactgattagaatatactggacattcaaagctaaggtTCAGtacactgtgttagaggctgggatttgatgaattcatcatatatacaacctttgatcatcatttatgtccagttgagaatgaatctgtgcactcacatattaaatgaactgaaatcagtagtgtgatctccagtcttgatataaggaatgagagaactgacagctgttattttaatcagcctgtctcagttgttttaactctaagtatcaTAAAGTAATGTgataacatctggactgacgagcttactgtcagcattttaatcgctagtttaaaggctgtaggttgcagccattgctctaacactgtataaatgtaacaggcctcagtgctggttctaacagtctgagctgcttccagctttatttgtgaagagcacagcagcttacaaaacacgtagctagcTCGTATAGCTGTGAcgtaaaattttcataagctaagatgaccttaaaataacggggctacgtgcggtgatgctagcgttagccacgttagcacgttaccttcaacaggtggtcagactgcgtaaacaggcactcagtcagaggttgggctctccgtttcgctgcagggtcccttcattcttcacatatccgtgtcgagccgagtgtaaatcccgaggctgaatggcctttgtacaagcacacacgttTCTTAGCAGGGCGAAggtatgagctagaaaaatccaggctggcagacagcctgtgtctgaccaaccaatcagagagctccttacatcccatggtgtggctaatttgaatagcagcaggatttttaaaatgaagttgttaatccaactgctaatccaactgctaatccacatgttaatccctgagcgaacaggaaagggaaatggattttgaaatgcagtttattaaagtgcaattgaaaaaaggtttttgaaatgcagtttattaaagtgcaattcgaaaaaggattttgaaatgcagtttattaaagtgcaattcgaaaaaggattttgaaatgaagtttattaaagtgcaattcgaaaatgttttttgaaatgaagacttaaaaagcattttaaaaatcagtttattaaattggaattcaaaaatgaatttacaaatgcagattttattctacaattcattaattaagcacagaattttttatttcgatgcgcatggctcttgtggtcctccatacatACCAGGATATGTCTCTAAACAAGGAGTTACTGCAGGGACCGGATCTGACTAACACGCTGGTGGGTGTTCTTTTAAGATTCCGTGAAGATTCAGTAGCGCTGATGGCAGACATTGAATCAATGTTTTACCAAGTCAATGTACCAGAAAGGGATGCTGATCTTCTTCGTTTTCTCTGGTGGCCAGATGGCAAGCTGGATGAGCCCATGAAGGAATATAGGATGATGGTGCACCTCTTCGGAGCTACTTCCTCACCAAGCGTCGCCTCATATGCGCTAAGAAGAACGGCAGAAGATCACAAGGAAGAAGCATCTCCAGAAGCTGTTTAGACAGTCCTGTGCAACTTCTACGTTGATGACTGTCTGAAAAGTGTAGCTACAGAAGAGGCTGCAGTGAAATTAGTCAGTGATCTTCGTGCTCTGTGTACCAGTGGAGGGTTTACATTAACAAAATGGACAAGTAACAGTAGAAAAGTGTTGATGTCAATTCCTGAAGAACACAGAGCCAACGAGGTGAAAGATCTGGATCTTAGGCATGACACTTTGCCAGTTGAGAGAACTCTAGGTGTACAGTGGAACACAGAAGCAGATACCTTCACTTACACTATAAGGTTGCAAGACAAGCCAATGACCAGAAGAGGCATTTTGTCAGTCATTAATTCAATTTGTGACCCTCTTGGCTTTCTAGCACCAGTCATCTTGCCTGCAAAACTTTTGTTGAAAGATCTCTGTAAAGAGCAGCATGGTTGGGACAAGGAGATCAATGAAAAGCATGCAAAAATTTGGAAAAAATGGAAAGAAGACGTTGTACTCCTCTCCAACTTCCATGTGAGTAGATGCCTAAAGCCTACAGGTTTCGGATGCACCGTTGTTGCGCAGTTGCACCATTTTTCCGATGCTTCAGATTACGCATATGGAACTGTCTCTTACCTGTTGATGGAAAATAGATGAGGCAAGAGACATTGTGCCTTTCTCATTGGGAAATCAAGAGTTTCTCCGCTCAAGCAAGTCACAATTCCTAGGCTTGAGCTGACTGCAGCAGTGATTTCAGTGAGGATGGACAGATTACTGCGACAAGAACTTCAAGTTCCTCTGCAACAATCAGTCTTCTGGACGGACAGCACAACTGTGCTTAGATACATTGATAGCGAAACATCTCGCTTCAAAACTTTCGTTGCAAATAGAGTTTCACTGATTCGAGAAGCAACCAAGCCATCGCAATGGAAGTATGTGACATCGACAGAAAATCCTGCGGATCAAGCAAGCAGAGGCTTAAAGGCAAAAGATCTGCTGGAAGGAGGTTCATGAATTCACGGGCCGAACTATCTTCTAGATGAAAACGAATGGCCAGAACAGCCAgtgagaaagaaggaaaaccttCAAAATGATCCAGAAGTCAAGACTTCAGCAACGGTTAATATACTGAAAGTTGAGGAAGGCATGGAACCAATGAAACATGTGATTGACTACTATTCAGACTGGAATAAACTGAAAAGAGCAGTGGCCTGGATAATGAAGCTAAGGAAGGTGCTGTGGATGTTAAAAGAAGCAAGAAAACATTACTCAAACATAGtccagaaaaatgaaaatgatcctGAAAAGCGAAAGTTAAAGTTGCAAGTGCACATGGAGACATTTAAATCTGCAATGGGAAAGAAAGCGCTTGCTTTGGAGGATCTTGAGGCTGCCGAATCGGAAATTGTTCGCTTCAGCCAGAAACAACATCATGGAGAGGAGATCAAAATCCTACAGAAGGGAGGACAGCTCAGTTGTAGCAGCCAGCTGTTCAAATTAGACCCAGTTCTTTGAGATGGGATGCTGAGAGTTGGTGGCAGACTCAATAAATCAGGCTTGCCAGAAAATGCTAAACAACCAGCAATTCTTTCTAAACACAGCAAAATCTCTGAAATCATTTTGAGAGACATCCATCAACGAACTGGTCACTGCGGTCGCAATTATGTGCTGGCGCAACTGCGATGCAGATATTGGATTCCTCAAGCCAATTCGGCAATTAGAAAGATAATCAACAAATGTCAAACTTGCCGTAGGATTTCTGGAAGGATTGGTGAGCAGAAGATGGCAGACTTACCTGAAGACCGTCTTCTACCAGACAAACCTCCATTTACAAACACTGGTGTCGACTACTTTGGCCCATTTGATGTCAAGCAGGGCCAGGGTACTGTCAAAAGATATGGTGTCATGTTTACCTGCCTCACTCTCAGAGCTGTACATATTGAAGTTGCAGACAGTCTTGACACAGACTCCTGTATCAATGCGATTTGACGTTTCATCTGCAGAAGAGGTCAAGTTACCATCATGAGGTCAGATAATGGCACAAACTTTGTGGCAGCGGAAAGGGAGTTGAGGGAAGCCATTCAAAGACTGGATCACGACAAAATAGAAAGAATCCTACAACCAAAAGGTATAAAGTGGATTTTTAACAGCCTGGCTGCTTCACATCAAGGTGGAGTTTGGGAGAGACAAATTCGAACAGTGCGTCGAATTCTCAGCGCTCTCTTGAAGGAACAAGTGCCAAATGAAGATTGTCTTCATACGATAATGTGTGAGATTGAAAGCATCATTAAAGGCAGACCTCTCACAAGCGTCTCAGATGACATAAATGACGTTGAAGCTTTAACGCCGAGCCATCTGTTGCTACTTAAGTCACAGCCCCTCATGCCTCCAGGTGTCTTCAACAAAAATGATGCATACACCAGAAGAAGATGGAGACAGGTTCAATATCTAGCAGATTTGTTTTGGACCAGATGGACTCGTGAATATCTTCCACTTCTGCAAGAGCGCCAGAAGTGGCTGAAACCAAGAAGAAACTTCATGGTCGGAGATCTTGTGCTGCTGGTGGACAGTTCTTCTCCACGCAACTCCTGGCTCATGGGGAGAGTGGTTGAGACGTTGCCAGACTCAAGTGGAACAGTCTGAAGATTGAaagtaaaaactaaaagcaaCATCCTGGAAAGACCCGTTAACAAGTTGTGTCTTCTGGAGGAGGCTTCATCCGAGCGATGAAGAGAAAGAATGTTTGTTCATGGACATTACAATTAGGTTGGCTCTTAATGATTAATGTGTAAGTTAATAATTGTTTAGTTCTCCCACCTAACCAATTAGGGGCCGGATGATGTAAGAGCCAATTAAAGGTTAATTTTATTGGTACTGGTAAAATGATTAGAGGAGAAATATACATGTTTGTTGTTAAGAATATAATTTCTAGTTAATTTCAAAATACTGTTTTGTTAAAGGTATAGAATATAGAAGTGCGACATTCTAATGCGCTTTTTAGTATTTTGGGCTTCCGGCACACTGTAATTACGTAGTTGGGGAGTCGGATAAGCTGGAAGCAACACAGTTTTTTGACCGAGTCTTGCCATGTAAATTCAAAGTTTCAATAAACATCTTTTTTGCAAGAAAAGTACCTGGACTTGCTCGCGTTCAAATGCATGTTGCCAGACTGACTCCTAAAGGTGGTACAGAAGAGTGAAATAGAGACGGAGTGCCACCGCTACAACACCCTTCTGACAGCTCGTCCTCTGTGTTGCAGGCTCGGTGGAAGTTTCTCGCAGGAGTCCCGTGGCCTCCTGGCTCTGCGCCATGCTCTACTGCTTTGGTAGTTACATCCTGGCAGACATCATGCTTGGAAGCAGCCCCGTCGACTATTTCCAGCACAACAGCCACATCCTGCTGGCCTCAGCTGTCTGGTGAGAAAACCCCCAGAACCAGTTCACTCATCACTCGTGTGGCCCCCGctgcttttatttaattttcaagATGACATTTATGATACAAAGATCTGTCTCTTCCATTAGACATCAAGGATAATGAGTTAAAGTTGCAGCGTGGTCAGGAAACCAAACGCACACAGTGGATttatccatttattttattcacagggAGGAGATTTATATGtaacaggaataaaaaaagtaatgttttatatttgttgaGGTATAAACTCACAAAGGTTGTCAATCTCAATCGCAGGTACCTCATCTTTTACTGCCCGCTGAACCTCTTCTACAAATGTGTGAGTTTCTTGCCCATCAAGCTGGTGTTGGTCGCCCTGAAGGAAGTTGTGCGCACTCGTAAGATCGCCGCAGGGGTTCACCACGCCCACCACGCCTACCACCACGGCTTCTTCATCATGGTGATCGTTGGATATGTCAAAGGTTGGTGTGACAGGGCTTTTGGTGCGTGTATAGTCCCTAAATCACCACTGTATTCACCGAGATGGAAAGGCGATTATGCTTGTGAGGAACAAACTAGTTTGTAAGAGAGTCATGGCAATTGCCAACTCCTTGGAACTAATTTAGtgtcacatacatacatagatACACATACTCGATGCATCTACAGTCTTTGTTACTGTGGCTGTCGGATCATCAGTCGCATGATTTAAACATGCATTAGTTGTACTTGCCTCTGTGGATGGATTACCACCAAGGCAACTGTGCCTTGAAAGCTCCAGGCTCAAGTGGTTTTCACTAATGTGATAAATAATTCACTCAGGAGTAAATGTCCAGTGTAACAGGATCATAGCTAGGGTTACGTTTTGTGGTTAACCGTAATGTGGGCCATGCTTTCTGAGCCAACTTGGGGATCCTGTGTGGAAACAGagatttattatgtgtttaaAAAGGGTCGGGAAACTATTTTAGTAGATAAACTGTGCACAGTCTGAAGAAGAGGTTCTagcagctcctttttttgtagtttttgtaaTATCCAATCACAGCTGCCCAATAGCTAGAAAAGCTGCGTATAAAATGTTAGGTGTGGGTTCATTCTGGTCTAACTTCTTTTCCAGACATGAACCtaccaaagaaagaaagaaaaaatggcaTGCTTCTATTTAAAAAAGGAGCAAAGCCTGATAGATGAGGTTGTGCAAAATGTTAAACCGCATTTCTACTTTATCATGAAAGCCTCCTGTCCCAGTTACAATAAGGAGGCCCTGCAGGCGTCCTTGTTGAAAATGGGCGTAGGAAGCTGAAGTCAGATAAGAGTAGTGACTCTCAacatagactttttttttttgatcctCCTGTCTATTTTTATCCTCACAGGATCTGGAGTGGCTCTCATGTCTAATTTTGAGCAGCTGCTTCGTGGTGTGTGGAGACCCGAGACCAACGAGATCCTCAACATGTCATTGTAAGTGTAGGGGGAAAATATAACGATCAGTGTCTCATTAAATACAAAACTTAAAGCTGAACTGCGCATAATGCTGAGTTTGTTAAAGTCACTCATGTGGCGCTCTAAACATGTTCTGACTTCTGGTGCCCTCCGGTGGTGGGAGCTAAAAAGGACACTCTAAACACCATGATTCCGTGGTGAGTGGGTAACCTGTTTGCTTTACATGTGAAATATCCCCCACTTTAGACACAAACTGAGACCTAGGGGTCACAAGGTAGTGTAGTCCTAGTGACTTCCCCAAGCCTGGATGAAAACGCAGTCAGGACataaaatctgtgccaaatcaaaaaCGTGCTCCAATCTGCTGAGGTGACGCCTCTGGAAATAACGTAACAGCAGGAAGTACCCACTTACACAGTGTCAGAtaagagtttattttttaatattatgaAATTAACTTTAAGTTTAATTAAGTTTGTGTTGTCTCCAGAGGTAATTCATGGCTTTAATCAAGCCTTCTGCCACACAAGTGAATATTAAAATAGAAATGAATTCAAATTAAATAGCAGGTTTTGCTCCAGCCTCCACTCCAGCCCTTTTTGCTCTCTGTTTTTGCTGCCAGCGTTCGTTTtaccagcagtttttttttttttttctacagccCAACCAAAGCCAGTCTCTACGGTGCCATCCTTTTCACCATGCAGGAGGCCCACTGGCTGCCAGTGTCCAAGAGCACCCTTATCCTCATCTTCACCCTCTTCATGGCCACAAGCAAGGTACGATAAGCAATTCAGTGGCTGAACTGAGAAGCATCCACCTCTGTGAACACATCTGCACTGTGTCAAAACACTCACTTTTGTTTCGTTGGACTGATGAAACATGTTTTGTACTTCACAAATTAGGGTTTATGGGAAATGCACAACTAACCTGTTGGTTTTAAAGTGAAATACATTGAATGTAAGTGTTATTGATCACAGGAGATCTTTTACCTGTAACATcaagtgtatcatatttgacACACTCAACCTGTACACCATCCGTGTGATAAAttgcacaatacatttttaaccagcaaaaataatacaaattaaatgtaaaattacCATTTTTCGTATTATGT
Protein-coding sequences here:
- the tmem38a gene encoding trimeric intracellular cation channel type A; translated protein: MDVLTVLNLGDIAQAFSKMGMFPVFDLAYYIVSILYLKYEPGSVEVSRRSPVASWLCAMLYCFGSYILADIMLGSSPVDYFQHNSHILLASAVWYLIFYCPLNLFYKCVSFLPIKLVLVALKEVVRTRKIAAGVHHAHHAYHHGFFIMVIVGYVKGSGVALMSNFEQLLRGVWRPETNEILNMSFPTKASLYGAILFTMQEAHWLPVSKSTLILIFTLFMATSKVVMTARHSHGSPFALIESWICHLLFSSPLAGGEEDHHHPPPAGAPSSPLKTKEDLSEGARKRKVKKAE